From one Electrophorus electricus isolate fEleEle1 chromosome 20, fEleEle1.pri, whole genome shotgun sequence genomic stretch:
- the arhgef3 gene encoding rho guanine nucleotide exchange factor 3 isoform X2 has product MQRSAGSNEVSGPMLQRKGSFSLFTSMDSWAFREKRKQRRRDVDSLSLCSLDINEPTNKRAKPLSRVTSLANLIPPVKAAPLKRIGQTLQRSISFRSESRAEIMPPRPWSKQAPPAITKRRDSKLWSETFDVGLGQMLSSKEIKRQEAIFELSQGEQDLIEDLKLAKKAYHDPMLKLSIMTEHELNQIFGTLDSLIPLHEDLLSRLREARKPDGSTDHVGHILVDWLPCLDSYNSYCSNQVAAKALLDHKKQDHRVQDFLQRCLESPFSRKLDLWNFLDIPRSRLVKYPLLLREILKHTPNDHPDRQHLDEAINMIQSIVAEINTQTGESECRYYKERLLYLEDGQRDLLIDSSRILSCHGELKNNRGAKLHVFLFQDVLVITRAITHNEQLWYQLYRQPVPVRNLDWEDLQDGEIRLGGSIRGAFSNVERTKNFFRVTFRSGGQLQSHCFQASDAFNKQQWLNCIRQAKGALGSECTGELRRSPRSPSGLAVPSRDRAGECMDQSDSDSSDCSMDTSDTGANRPANPTGTPVEV; this is encoded by the exons GAGCCCACCAACAAGCGGGCGAAACCTCTGTCCCGGGTCACATCACTTGCCAACCTCATACCGCCGGTGAAGGCTGCCCCATTGAAGCGCATCGGACAGACGCTGCAG CGTTCCATCAGCTTCCGTAGCGAAAGCAGGGCCGAAATCATGCCCCCCAGGCCGTGGAGCAAGCAGGCGCCTCCGGCCATAACCAAGCGCCGTGACAGCAAGCTGTGGAGCGAGACGTTCGACGTGGGCCTGGGACAGATGCTCTCGTCCAAAGAGATCAAACGGCAGGAG gcgATCTTTGAGCTGTCTCAGGGAGAACAGGACCTGATTGAGGACCTCAAGCTGGCCAAGAAG GCCTACCATGACCCCATGCTGAAGCTGTCCATTATGACGGAACATGAGCTCAATCAGATTTTCGGCACCCTGGACTCTCTCATCCCACTACACGAAG aCCTCCTCAGTCGACTCCGAGAGGCTAGGAAACCGGATGGCTCTACAGACCATGTGGGCCACATTTTAGTGGACTGG CTGCCATGTCTAGACTCCTACAACAGCTACTGCAGCAATCAGGTGGCTGCCAAAGCCTTGCTGGACCATAAGAAGCAGGACCACCGGGTGCAGGACTTCCTGCAGCGCTGCCTGGAATCGCCCTTTAGCCGCAAGCTGGACCTGTGGAACTTCCTGGATATCCCACGCAGCCGCCTGGTCAAATACCCTCTCCTGCTGCGGGAGATTCTCAAACACACCCCCAATGACCACCCGGACCGCCAGCACCTGGATGAGGCT ATCAACATGATTCAGAGCATCGTGGCCGAGATCAACACCCAGACAGGAGAGTCAGAATGCCGCTACTACAAGGAGCGCCTGCTCTACCTCGAGGACGGCCAGCGGGACCTGCTCATTGACAGCTCCAGGATTCTCAGTTGTCATGGAGAACTGAAAAACAACAGAGGAGCT AAGCTCCACGTGTTCCTGTTCCAGGACGTGCTGGTGATCACTCGGGCCATCACCCACAACGAGCAGCTGTGGTATCAGCTCTACAGGCAGCCTGTCCCTGTGCGCAACCTGGACTGGGAGGACCTGCAGGATGGCGAGATACGCCTGGGGGGCTCCATCAGAGGGGCCTTCAGCAACGTGGAGAGGA CCAAGAACTTTTTCCGGGTGACGTTCCGCAGTGGTGGGCAGCTCCAGTCCCACTGCTTCCAGGCCAGCGACGCCTTTAACAAGCAGCAGTGGCTTAACTGCATCCGGCAGGCCAAAGGGGCTCTGGGCTCCGAATGCACGGGCGAGCTGCGCCGCAGCCCTCGATCGCCGTCGGGGCTGGCAGTGCCCTCTAGGGACAGAGCGGGGGAGTGCATGGACCAAAGCGACAGCGACTCCTCCGACTGCAGTATGGACACTAGTGACACTGGCGCCAACCGCCCGGCCAACCCGACCGGCACCCCTGTGGAAGTGTGA
- the arhgef3 gene encoding rho guanine nucleotide exchange factor 3 isoform X3, whose translation MLQRRMVMGRLPMLQRKGSFSLFTSMDSWAFREKKRKQRRRDVDSLSLCSLDINEPTNKRAKPLSRVTSLANLIPPVKAAPLKRIGQTLQRSISFRSESRAEIMPPRPWSKQAPPAITKRRDSKLWSETFDVGLGQMLSSKEIKRQEAIFELSQGEQDLIEDLKLAKKAYHDPMLKLSIMTEHELNQIFGTLDSLIPLHEDLLSRLREARKPDGSTDHVGHILVDWLPCLDSYNSYCSNQVAAKALLDHKKQDHRVQDFLQRCLESPFSRKLDLWNFLDIPRSRLVKYPLLLREILKHTPNDHPDRQHLDEAINMIQSIVAEINTQTGESECRYYKERLLYLEDGQRDLLIDSSRILSCHGELKNNRGAKLHVFLFQDVLVITRAITHNEQLWYQLYRQPVPVRNLDWEDLQDGEIRLGGSIRGAFSNVERTKNFFRVTFRSGGQLQSHCFQASDAFNKQQWLNCIRQAKGALGSECTGELRRSPRSPSGLAVPSRDRAGECMDQSDSDSSDCSMDTSDTGANRPANPTGTPVEV comes from the exons GAGCCCACCAACAAGCGGGCGAAACCTCTGTCCCGGGTCACATCACTTGCCAACCTCATACCGCCGGTGAAGGCTGCCCCATTGAAGCGCATCGGACAGACGCTGCAG CGTTCCATCAGCTTCCGTAGCGAAAGCAGGGCCGAAATCATGCCCCCCAGGCCGTGGAGCAAGCAGGCGCCTCCGGCCATAACCAAGCGCCGTGACAGCAAGCTGTGGAGCGAGACGTTCGACGTGGGCCTGGGACAGATGCTCTCGTCCAAAGAGATCAAACGGCAGGAG gcgATCTTTGAGCTGTCTCAGGGAGAACAGGACCTGATTGAGGACCTCAAGCTGGCCAAGAAG GCCTACCATGACCCCATGCTGAAGCTGTCCATTATGACGGAACATGAGCTCAATCAGATTTTCGGCACCCTGGACTCTCTCATCCCACTACACGAAG aCCTCCTCAGTCGACTCCGAGAGGCTAGGAAACCGGATGGCTCTACAGACCATGTGGGCCACATTTTAGTGGACTGG CTGCCATGTCTAGACTCCTACAACAGCTACTGCAGCAATCAGGTGGCTGCCAAAGCCTTGCTGGACCATAAGAAGCAGGACCACCGGGTGCAGGACTTCCTGCAGCGCTGCCTGGAATCGCCCTTTAGCCGCAAGCTGGACCTGTGGAACTTCCTGGATATCCCACGCAGCCGCCTGGTCAAATACCCTCTCCTGCTGCGGGAGATTCTCAAACACACCCCCAATGACCACCCGGACCGCCAGCACCTGGATGAGGCT ATCAACATGATTCAGAGCATCGTGGCCGAGATCAACACCCAGACAGGAGAGTCAGAATGCCGCTACTACAAGGAGCGCCTGCTCTACCTCGAGGACGGCCAGCGGGACCTGCTCATTGACAGCTCCAGGATTCTCAGTTGTCATGGAGAACTGAAAAACAACAGAGGAGCT AAGCTCCACGTGTTCCTGTTCCAGGACGTGCTGGTGATCACTCGGGCCATCACCCACAACGAGCAGCTGTGGTATCAGCTCTACAGGCAGCCTGTCCCTGTGCGCAACCTGGACTGGGAGGACCTGCAGGATGGCGAGATACGCCTGGGGGGCTCCATCAGAGGGGCCTTCAGCAACGTGGAGAGGA CCAAGAACTTTTTCCGGGTGACGTTCCGCAGTGGTGGGCAGCTCCAGTCCCACTGCTTCCAGGCCAGCGACGCCTTTAACAAGCAGCAGTGGCTTAACTGCATCCGGCAGGCCAAAGGGGCTCTGGGCTCCGAATGCACGGGCGAGCTGCGCCGCAGCCCTCGATCGCCGTCGGGGCTGGCAGTGCCCTCTAGGGACAGAGCGGGGGAGTGCATGGACCAAAGCGACAGCGACTCCTCCGACTGCAGTATGGACACTAGTGACACTGGCGCCAACCGCCCGGCCAACCCGACCGGCACCCCTGTGGAAGTGTGA
- the arhgef3 gene encoding rho guanine nucleotide exchange factor 3 isoform X6: MMGCCLFVHHKKRKQRRRDVDSLSLCSLDINEPTNKRAKPLSRVTSLANLIPPVKAAPLKRIGQTLQRSISFRSESRAEIMPPRPWSKQAPPAITKRRDSKLWSETFDVGLGQMLSSKEIKRQEAIFELSQGEQDLIEDLKLAKKAYHDPMLKLSIMTEHELNQIFGTLDSLIPLHEDLLSRLREARKPDGSTDHVGHILVDWLPCLDSYNSYCSNQVAAKALLDHKKQDHRVQDFLQRCLESPFSRKLDLWNFLDIPRSRLVKYPLLLREILKHTPNDHPDRQHLDEAINMIQSIVAEINTQTGESECRYYKERLLYLEDGQRDLLIDSSRILSCHGELKNNRGAKLHVFLFQDVLVITRAITHNEQLWYQLYRQPVPVRNLDWEDLQDGEIRLGGSIRGAFSNVERTKNFFRVTFRSGGQLQSHCFQASDAFNKQQWLNCIRQAKGALGSECTGELRRSPRSPSGLAVPSRDRAGECMDQSDSDSSDCSMDTSDTGANRPANPTGTPVEV, from the exons GAGCCCACCAACAAGCGGGCGAAACCTCTGTCCCGGGTCACATCACTTGCCAACCTCATACCGCCGGTGAAGGCTGCCCCATTGAAGCGCATCGGACAGACGCTGCAG CGTTCCATCAGCTTCCGTAGCGAAAGCAGGGCCGAAATCATGCCCCCCAGGCCGTGGAGCAAGCAGGCGCCTCCGGCCATAACCAAGCGCCGTGACAGCAAGCTGTGGAGCGAGACGTTCGACGTGGGCCTGGGACAGATGCTCTCGTCCAAAGAGATCAAACGGCAGGAG gcgATCTTTGAGCTGTCTCAGGGAGAACAGGACCTGATTGAGGACCTCAAGCTGGCCAAGAAG GCCTACCATGACCCCATGCTGAAGCTGTCCATTATGACGGAACATGAGCTCAATCAGATTTTCGGCACCCTGGACTCTCTCATCCCACTACACGAAG aCCTCCTCAGTCGACTCCGAGAGGCTAGGAAACCGGATGGCTCTACAGACCATGTGGGCCACATTTTAGTGGACTGG CTGCCATGTCTAGACTCCTACAACAGCTACTGCAGCAATCAGGTGGCTGCCAAAGCCTTGCTGGACCATAAGAAGCAGGACCACCGGGTGCAGGACTTCCTGCAGCGCTGCCTGGAATCGCCCTTTAGCCGCAAGCTGGACCTGTGGAACTTCCTGGATATCCCACGCAGCCGCCTGGTCAAATACCCTCTCCTGCTGCGGGAGATTCTCAAACACACCCCCAATGACCACCCGGACCGCCAGCACCTGGATGAGGCT ATCAACATGATTCAGAGCATCGTGGCCGAGATCAACACCCAGACAGGAGAGTCAGAATGCCGCTACTACAAGGAGCGCCTGCTCTACCTCGAGGACGGCCAGCGGGACCTGCTCATTGACAGCTCCAGGATTCTCAGTTGTCATGGAGAACTGAAAAACAACAGAGGAGCT AAGCTCCACGTGTTCCTGTTCCAGGACGTGCTGGTGATCACTCGGGCCATCACCCACAACGAGCAGCTGTGGTATCAGCTCTACAGGCAGCCTGTCCCTGTGCGCAACCTGGACTGGGAGGACCTGCAGGATGGCGAGATACGCCTGGGGGGCTCCATCAGAGGGGCCTTCAGCAACGTGGAGAGGA CCAAGAACTTTTTCCGGGTGACGTTCCGCAGTGGTGGGCAGCTCCAGTCCCACTGCTTCCAGGCCAGCGACGCCTTTAACAAGCAGCAGTGGCTTAACTGCATCCGGCAGGCCAAAGGGGCTCTGGGCTCCGAATGCACGGGCGAGCTGCGCCGCAGCCCTCGATCGCCGTCGGGGCTGGCAGTGCCCTCTAGGGACAGAGCGGGGGAGTGCATGGACCAAAGCGACAGCGACTCCTCCGACTGCAGTATGGACACTAGTGACACTGGCGCCAACCGCCCGGCCAACCCGACCGGCACCCCTGTGGAAGTGTGA
- the arhgef3 gene encoding rho guanine nucleotide exchange factor 3 isoform X4 produces the protein MMGCCLFVHHKKKRKQRRRDVDSLSLCSLDINEPTNKRAKPLSRVTSLANLIPPVKAAPLKRIGQTLQRSISFRSESRAEIMPPRPWSKQAPPAITKRRDSKLWSETFDVGLGQMLSSKEIKRQEAIFELSQGEQDLIEDLKLAKKAYHDPMLKLSIMTEHELNQIFGTLDSLIPLHEDLLSRLREARKPDGSTDHVGHILVDWLPCLDSYNSYCSNQVAAKALLDHKKQDHRVQDFLQRCLESPFSRKLDLWNFLDIPRSRLVKYPLLLREILKHTPNDHPDRQHLDEAINMIQSIVAEINTQTGESECRYYKERLLYLEDGQRDLLIDSSRILSCHGELKNNRGAKLHVFLFQDVLVITRAITHNEQLWYQLYRQPVPVRNLDWEDLQDGEIRLGGSIRGAFSNVERTKNFFRVTFRSGGQLQSHCFQASDAFNKQQWLNCIRQAKGALGSECTGELRRSPRSPSGLAVPSRDRAGECMDQSDSDSSDCSMDTSDTGANRPANPTGTPVEV, from the exons GAGCCCACCAACAAGCGGGCGAAACCTCTGTCCCGGGTCACATCACTTGCCAACCTCATACCGCCGGTGAAGGCTGCCCCATTGAAGCGCATCGGACAGACGCTGCAG CGTTCCATCAGCTTCCGTAGCGAAAGCAGGGCCGAAATCATGCCCCCCAGGCCGTGGAGCAAGCAGGCGCCTCCGGCCATAACCAAGCGCCGTGACAGCAAGCTGTGGAGCGAGACGTTCGACGTGGGCCTGGGACAGATGCTCTCGTCCAAAGAGATCAAACGGCAGGAG gcgATCTTTGAGCTGTCTCAGGGAGAACAGGACCTGATTGAGGACCTCAAGCTGGCCAAGAAG GCCTACCATGACCCCATGCTGAAGCTGTCCATTATGACGGAACATGAGCTCAATCAGATTTTCGGCACCCTGGACTCTCTCATCCCACTACACGAAG aCCTCCTCAGTCGACTCCGAGAGGCTAGGAAACCGGATGGCTCTACAGACCATGTGGGCCACATTTTAGTGGACTGG CTGCCATGTCTAGACTCCTACAACAGCTACTGCAGCAATCAGGTGGCTGCCAAAGCCTTGCTGGACCATAAGAAGCAGGACCACCGGGTGCAGGACTTCCTGCAGCGCTGCCTGGAATCGCCCTTTAGCCGCAAGCTGGACCTGTGGAACTTCCTGGATATCCCACGCAGCCGCCTGGTCAAATACCCTCTCCTGCTGCGGGAGATTCTCAAACACACCCCCAATGACCACCCGGACCGCCAGCACCTGGATGAGGCT ATCAACATGATTCAGAGCATCGTGGCCGAGATCAACACCCAGACAGGAGAGTCAGAATGCCGCTACTACAAGGAGCGCCTGCTCTACCTCGAGGACGGCCAGCGGGACCTGCTCATTGACAGCTCCAGGATTCTCAGTTGTCATGGAGAACTGAAAAACAACAGAGGAGCT AAGCTCCACGTGTTCCTGTTCCAGGACGTGCTGGTGATCACTCGGGCCATCACCCACAACGAGCAGCTGTGGTATCAGCTCTACAGGCAGCCTGTCCCTGTGCGCAACCTGGACTGGGAGGACCTGCAGGATGGCGAGATACGCCTGGGGGGCTCCATCAGAGGGGCCTTCAGCAACGTGGAGAGGA CCAAGAACTTTTTCCGGGTGACGTTCCGCAGTGGTGGGCAGCTCCAGTCCCACTGCTTCCAGGCCAGCGACGCCTTTAACAAGCAGCAGTGGCTTAACTGCATCCGGCAGGCCAAAGGGGCTCTGGGCTCCGAATGCACGGGCGAGCTGCGCCGCAGCCCTCGATCGCCGTCGGGGCTGGCAGTGCCCTCTAGGGACAGAGCGGGGGAGTGCATGGACCAAAGCGACAGCGACTCCTCCGACTGCAGTATGGACACTAGTGACACTGGCGCCAACCGCCCGGCCAACCCGACCGGCACCCCTGTGGAAGTGTGA
- the arhgef3 gene encoding rho guanine nucleotide exchange factor 3 isoform X5, translating into MVAEDYPFYLVVKRANCSLEVQTVSTAAKEVEEPTNKRAKPLSRVTSLANLIPPVKAAPLKRIGQTLQRSISFRSESRAEIMPPRPWSKQAPPAITKRRDSKLWSETFDVGLGQMLSSKEIKRQEAIFELSQGEQDLIEDLKLAKKAYHDPMLKLSIMTEHELNQIFGTLDSLIPLHEDLLSRLREARKPDGSTDHVGHILVDWLPCLDSYNSYCSNQVAAKALLDHKKQDHRVQDFLQRCLESPFSRKLDLWNFLDIPRSRLVKYPLLLREILKHTPNDHPDRQHLDEAINMIQSIVAEINTQTGESECRYYKERLLYLEDGQRDLLIDSSRILSCHGELKNNRGAKLHVFLFQDVLVITRAITHNEQLWYQLYRQPVPVRNLDWEDLQDGEIRLGGSIRGAFSNVERTKNFFRVTFRSGGQLQSHCFQASDAFNKQQWLNCIRQAKGALGSECTGELRRSPRSPSGLAVPSRDRAGECMDQSDSDSSDCSMDTSDTGANRPANPTGTPVEV; encoded by the exons ATGGTGGCCGAGGATTACCCATTCTACCTGGTCGTCAAACGGGCGAACTGCTCGCTAGAGGTGCAGACTGTAAGCACCGCCGCCAAAGAAGTTGAG GAGCCCACCAACAAGCGGGCGAAACCTCTGTCCCGGGTCACATCACTTGCCAACCTCATACCGCCGGTGAAGGCTGCCCCATTGAAGCGCATCGGACAGACGCTGCAG CGTTCCATCAGCTTCCGTAGCGAAAGCAGGGCCGAAATCATGCCCCCCAGGCCGTGGAGCAAGCAGGCGCCTCCGGCCATAACCAAGCGCCGTGACAGCAAGCTGTGGAGCGAGACGTTCGACGTGGGCCTGGGACAGATGCTCTCGTCCAAAGAGATCAAACGGCAGGAG gcgATCTTTGAGCTGTCTCAGGGAGAACAGGACCTGATTGAGGACCTCAAGCTGGCCAAGAAG GCCTACCATGACCCCATGCTGAAGCTGTCCATTATGACGGAACATGAGCTCAATCAGATTTTCGGCACCCTGGACTCTCTCATCCCACTACACGAAG aCCTCCTCAGTCGACTCCGAGAGGCTAGGAAACCGGATGGCTCTACAGACCATGTGGGCCACATTTTAGTGGACTGG CTGCCATGTCTAGACTCCTACAACAGCTACTGCAGCAATCAGGTGGCTGCCAAAGCCTTGCTGGACCATAAGAAGCAGGACCACCGGGTGCAGGACTTCCTGCAGCGCTGCCTGGAATCGCCCTTTAGCCGCAAGCTGGACCTGTGGAACTTCCTGGATATCCCACGCAGCCGCCTGGTCAAATACCCTCTCCTGCTGCGGGAGATTCTCAAACACACCCCCAATGACCACCCGGACCGCCAGCACCTGGATGAGGCT ATCAACATGATTCAGAGCATCGTGGCCGAGATCAACACCCAGACAGGAGAGTCAGAATGCCGCTACTACAAGGAGCGCCTGCTCTACCTCGAGGACGGCCAGCGGGACCTGCTCATTGACAGCTCCAGGATTCTCAGTTGTCATGGAGAACTGAAAAACAACAGAGGAGCT AAGCTCCACGTGTTCCTGTTCCAGGACGTGCTGGTGATCACTCGGGCCATCACCCACAACGAGCAGCTGTGGTATCAGCTCTACAGGCAGCCTGTCCCTGTGCGCAACCTGGACTGGGAGGACCTGCAGGATGGCGAGATACGCCTGGGGGGCTCCATCAGAGGGGCCTTCAGCAACGTGGAGAGGA CCAAGAACTTTTTCCGGGTGACGTTCCGCAGTGGTGGGCAGCTCCAGTCCCACTGCTTCCAGGCCAGCGACGCCTTTAACAAGCAGCAGTGGCTTAACTGCATCCGGCAGGCCAAAGGGGCTCTGGGCTCCGAATGCACGGGCGAGCTGCGCCGCAGCCCTCGATCGCCGTCGGGGCTGGCAGTGCCCTCTAGGGACAGAGCGGGGGAGTGCATGGACCAAAGCGACAGCGACTCCTCCGACTGCAGTATGGACACTAGTGACACTGGCGCCAACCGCCCGGCCAACCCGACCGGCACCCCTGTGGAAGTGTGA